The window TAAAAGTTGAAAATTCTCTTATAGATTTATTTTTACTTGTATCCTCTGTTTCTTGTTCATCATCAATCTCATCATGTTAAACACTCTTTGATAATTCTTGAATGGGTGGGAAGACTATGCAAGTCAAGATACTAATAACAGACCCTATAAGTGAAATTCTCATAAATAAATTAACAAAATATAATATCAAAATAGATTATAGACCCGATATATCAAAAGAGGAATTACAAAAAATAATCTATGATTATGATGTGATAGTAGTAAGAAGTAGAACTAGAATAGATAAAGAATTAATAGAGAAAGGTAAAAAATTAAAAGTAATTGCAAGGGCAGGCATAGGAATAGATAATATAGATACTGAAGAAGCTGAAAAAAGAAATATAAGAGTTGTATACGCACCAGGTACATCTACTGATTCTGCTGCAGAATTAACAATAGGACTAATGATAGCAGCAGCAAGAAACTTATATAACGCTATAAATTTAGCAAAATCAGGTGTATTCAAGAAAGTTGAAGGAGTAGAGCTTGCTGGCAAGACAATAGGAATTATCGGGTTTGGAAGGATCGGAAGTAAAGTCGCTACCGTTGCCAACGCTCTCGGAATGAAAGTACTAGCTTATGATATACTTGATATTAAGGAGCGAGCTCTGAAAGTGGGAGCAGAACCTTGTACGTTAGATGATATGTTACCAAGAGCCGATATAATAACACTTCATGTGACTGTGGGTAAAGAAACAAAGTATATTTTAGATAAGGAACAATTTGAGAAAATGAAAAACAACGTTATTATAGTTAACACCAGTAGAGCAGCTGTGGTAAACGGAAAGATATTACTTGAATTTATCAGAAAGGGAAAAATATTTGCATATGCTACCGACGTATTCTGGAATGAGCCTCCTAAAGAAGAATGGGAGCACGAATTACTTAGACACGAGAGAGTAATAGTCACCCCTCACATTGGAGCACAGACCAAAGAAGCTCAAGATAGAGTGGCAGAAGTTACCGCACAAAATCTGATAAACGTAATGAAAGAGATGAGGTTGATTTAAAATGTTATTAATACCGGGACCTGTAGAGGTTCCAAAAAGTGTTCTAGCTGCAACTAGCCTAGTAATAGACCATCGAGGGAATAAATTCAAAGATATAGTTAATAGACTTGAAAAACTTATGATTAAACATTTCTCTTCTGAGAGAGTAGCTCTTCTTACAGGTTCGGGCACACTTGCAGTTGAAGCTATGGTTTATTCATTTACTAAAAGAGGTGAAAAAATACTAGCACTTTCTTATGGCGAGTTTGGACGAAGACTTGCAGAGTCCATAAAGAGAAGGGGAGCAACATTAAGACTGTATGATAAACCTATGGGACACTCCTTTTCATTGGAAGAAGTAAAACAGATTATAGAAGAAAATAAAGATGTTACCACAGTAGCACTAGTGCATAATGAGACTAGTACAGGAATTGCACTGAGAAACTTAGAGGAAATAAGTAGGTTCATTAAAAACAAGGGATTAAGACTAATAGTAGACTCTGTATCTGGCTTTGCTGCTTATCAATTAATGGTTAATGAATGGAAAATTGATGCTGTTGCAACTGGTAGTCAAAAAGCTCTAGCATCGGTACCTGGATTGGGCTTTGTAGCGGTGTCTAGAGATGGCTTAAACGAAATAGTGAATGAAGATTTGCCAACATATTTAGACGTATCATTACATTTGAAGTTTCAAGACAAATACGAAACACCGTTTACCCCTGCAACAGGAGTATTTAACGCTACGTTAAGAGCTGCAGAATTACTTGAGTTAGAAGGAGTAGAACGAAGATGGAAAAGACATGAAGCTTGTACAAAGTATGTAAGAGACGCTTTATCCTACTTTGGTTTCAGTCTATTAGGTAACGAGAATAACTTTTCTAATACAGTTGTCGCTGCAATTCCACCTATAAAGGATTATAGAGCTAAATTAAAGGAGTTTAATGTCGAAATAGCGGGAGGTATGGGAGAACTTAGAGATAAAGTTGTTAGAATAGGTCTTTTAGGTATAGTGGATGATAGAGCAGTTATGAAGCTAATAGGAATAACAGCAAGAATGTTTCACAGCCAATATGAAAAAGAACCTCCATTAGAATGTAAACTTCCAGAAGAATTAAGAGAAGAGATTGAATGGAGTTAATCTTTTTTCCTGAAGTTTAATATGTAGCATGTATGACAATAGACAAGATTAACGAAATATTTAAAGAAAATTGGAAAAATAAATTAACAAAATATGAAATTGCAAGAATAATAAGTGCGCGCGCATTACAATTATCTATGGGAGCCTTACCACTAATAGATACTTCTAACCTAAAATCTGATGACGTAATAAGTATAGCGGAGGAGGAATTAAAAAGAGGAGTTCTTCCGATAACTATAAGGAGAATTTATCCCAACGGGCAGGTTGAACTTATAAGTGTAAGAAAAATAGAGAACAGATAAATACAAATGTCATGCAAAACTCCAAAAAACTACACACTTATAATTGCTGAAAAAAGTAAGGCAGCAAGAAAAATCGCAGAAGCGTTGTCAAATAACTATTCGTATTGTAAAAAATTCTACGTCAACTTCTGGATTGTAAATTACTCCTCTAAATATTACATAATATCACCAGCTGCAGGTCATTTGTTCAACTTATATGGCAATTCCTCATTTCCTGTATATGGAACAGAATGGAAACCTTTATGGCAAATAGATCCTTCAGCTAGATATACAAAGAAATATTACGATTTAATTAAATCTCTCTCTAAAGATGCGCAGGAGTTTATCAATGCATGCGATTACGATATAGAAGGATCACTGATAGGTTATCTAATAATAAATTTTTTAGGTGATATAAAAAGAGCTAAGAGAGCAAAATTTTCTACTCTGACTAAAGAAGATATATTAAACTCTTTCAGAAACTTAAAACCTTTAGACTATGACATGATTCACGCAGGTATAGCGAGACATAAAGTAGATTGGTTGTGGGGCATTAACGTAAGTAGAGCCCTTATGAAAAGTGTATATATAGTTACACGAAAAAGAGTAATCCTAAGTGCTGGCAGAGTTCAGAGCCCGACATTAATACATGTAATAAACAATACACTAAAGAGAGAATTATTTGTTCCTTTACCATACTATTCAATTAATTTAACCATTAATTTAAAAAATAAAGAATTTAAGATAACAATACCGAAAACTTTCGAGAATAAGAACGAAGCAAAACAATACTTAGAGGAAATAAAAAAGGTAGGCGAAGTCGTAGTAACTAACATAGAGTTAAAAGATGCTGTAATTTATAGACCACCACCATTTAATTTAACAGATTTACAGCTAGAAGCTGGAAGACTTTTTGGTTATTCGCCATATTTAGTTGAAAGAATTGCGGAGAACCTGTACCTAAATGGACTAATAAGCTATCCTAGAACTAATAGTCAAAAAATACCACCTTCTATAAATATTTATCAAATAATTGACTCCCTCTCTAAATCAAAAAGATACGGATCACTGATAAACACATTGTCTCAAATTACCAAGGGAAAGTATATAGTAAGGCAAGGAGAAAAAGATGATCCAGCCCATCCTGCAATATATCCAACTGGAGAGTTACCCTATAATTTGGATACTAAGGAATTGAAACTATATGAATTAATTTTGAGACGATTTTTAGCTTCAATGTCCACAGATGCTAGAGTTAGAAAACAAGAAATAACTTTAAGGATTCCTAAAGTTGATATTGAACTAAAACTGAACATACAGAGCCTGATATATAAAGGTTGGATAATCTTATACCCATACACTAAGTTCTCAGATGAGGAACTTCTGGATGTAAAAAAAGGAGATAAAGGGCGTATTGTAAGGGCTAACAGTTCAATGAAAGTCACAAAGCCTGATACACAACAAGTATCAAAGATTCAATTACTTAAATGGATGGAGTCGAATAACTTAGGAACTGAAGCTACAAGAGGTAGAATTATAGAGACACTATTCAAAAGAAAGTACTTAATGAGTAAGGGTAAATACGCTTATCCCACACCCATCGGAATCGTAGTAACTGATGTTTTATCATCTTATTTTAAGGACTTGACGGATGTGAGATTAACATCGGAGATGGAGAAAAAATTAAACGGAATTATTAGCGGAAAATTTTCTGAAAACGAAGTAGTGGAGGAAACTAAGAAACTAATAGAGAGATACATTAATGAATTTGAAAATTCAAAGAACGATATTGGAACTAAAATAGGAAAAATTCTAGGTTTATTAGAGTATAAAAAATGTAAATATTGTGAATTAGAAGTCTATAAAGATAATCTATGTAAATATCACTTAAATGCAGTAAAACTTCTTAAAAATAACTTAAAAATATGGAAGGAGAGGACAGATCTAACAGAAGAATCAATTATTAAAAAACTTAAAAAGCTTAACACTGCAGGGAAATTTATAAGAGATGTATTGAATACATACCATAACTGATGATGTGAGTCATGCCATCTTGATTGATGATATGAACCCTGGGGTAACTGATTTGTTATAGAGCCTTATACTTCTCGTGCCAAGCCTCATATACCTTGATTACTTCTGAATTTACACTGGGTTTCCTTATCTTAAGGATCTCCTTAAAGTCCTCCATATTAACAGCTCTAGGTTGCTCTAATTTTTTGTCGAACATCTCCTTTACTACCCTTATATGGGCAGCTTGAACTATGTCTTTTATATCACTTGCAGTATACCCTTCTGTCATTTTAGCTAGTTCATCTATATTAAAATTGTCCATTTTTATCTTTGAAGTATAGTGTAATAATAGTGACTTTCTTTGCTCAACATCTGGTAAGCGTATGTATATTCTCTTCTGAAATCTTCTTAAGAACGGCTCATCTAGTCTCCAAGGCTTATTGGTTGCACCTATAACATAGACCTTGAAATTCTCAGATTTGTCCTGCAAACCATCCATTTCTTTTAAGAATTGATTTCTTACCCTAACTTCCCCACCATTTTCACTATTATATGTACCAAGTAATGCATCTATCTCGTCTATGAATATTATCACAGGTTTACCATCCTTCTTGGACAATTCTCTAGCACTGTTGAATATTTTTGCTACATTTTTTTCAGCCTCACCTAGCCACTTAGACATCACTGATGCTGCATCGACTTGAATAAAATATGAGTCAATCTCGTTAGCTACAGCAGCTGCGATCATCGTTTTACCACAACCTGGAGGTCCATAAACCAATATACCTCTAGGCCATCCTAAAGGAAATAGGTCTGGTCTTCTTGTAGGATAAACAATAGCCTCTTTTAGAGCCTCTTTAACGTCTTCCAAACCCACGATGTCATTAAAGCTTACTTTAGGTTTCTCCTTCATTACTAAATCGTCTACAGAGACTTGGCTATGTTTGCCATTCCCATTACCCGCACCATCAGCAGGAATTAATTCCTTTAAAACCTCTATTCGCCTTTTATACTCATTAATCATTTGCTCATATATAGCAGCTGTTGATCCGTCCCTATATAGAGAAACTAGTTGTGCTAATACCTCGATCGCTTTCTTGTAATTGGTAATTGCCTCTTCAGCATTTCCCTCTTTGTCGGCTTTTACAGCATTTATAGCATACTTTCTTGCCATCTCTTCAAGCATTACTTGGGCAGACATGCTTAACCCTCAAGCACAATTAGACCTTTTTCTTCAAGTTTTCTTAACATATTAAAGACTTCCTCTTTACTGACATCAAAATTCTTTGCTATATACTCTACATCAATAAATCCACCAGTAGTCTTTATGTAATTTAGTATCATGTCCTCTGATAAACTCTTCTTATTGCTACTCTGAACTTGTTTAGCTACTCTCTTTGGTAACTCTGAAGGTGGATGGGGTAGTTCTGGCAATAATTCTCTGACTTTTACTTCAGCCATCTTCTGAGCTTCTTCCATTATCTGTTTCGCTTGTTCGTCAGAAACTGTTGGAACAAACGTCTTTTCGCTTAATGCACCAGTTTCAATAGCTATACTATTTACGCTACTTGTTATTGAATCTAAAGCGAGAGCCACTTCTGGTGCTATACCTCTAACTTGCTCCTTTAATTCTCCCAATATACGCATTACTGGGAATAGCACTAGAGAAACTCCCTGTAGCTCCTGGACGGTATCTAGTTTTAATCTTACCTTTTCTATGGCTAAATATGCAGTATATATTATTTTAATCATTTTTCGTATGTCCGAGATCTCTTGTGCATATATCGTAGCTCTCGCTATATCTCCTTCAATTTGAGATCTAATGACTTTCTCAAAGAGATCTTTGTCTCTCTCCCTTAATCTCCTTATCGCTTCGTCTAATCTATCCTGCTGCTCTTTTAATTTTAAAGATATTTCAGTTATCGCTTTGGACAAATGCACCTTTCTCTTTCTATCGCTATTAAAAATTATCGATAACTTATCAAACATCCTATGTCACTAATTCTTCATAAAGTATTTATTACCCTTACTGGTATTGGAACAGACACTTCAGACTTATTACCCTCGTTCTTATTTGACTGTTCTGTTGACGTGTTTAATGAGGCAGAAGGCTTAAGTTCTATTACCTCCTTATCCAATCCGTCAAGTTTATCTAGAGTTTTCTTTATATCGTCTCTTTCCAATGCATAACTATCCCTAGATAACCTCAGAATTTCCATAGAATTTTTATATGCAAGTTCTGGTATTTCACCCGATATGTAATTTATCTTCAATGCAATCATAGCTCTATCAATTTGAGCAACTTGGTCCTCTATTGAGTTTAATCTATCTTTTAATCTTCCCTTTAATCTTGAATGCTCATCTCTTATCTTTAGTAACTCACTGTCTAACTTCCTCTTCATATCCTCATATGTACTTTTAGGTATCTCTTGCCTAGAGTATAACTCCTCGAGCGCTCTTTGTCTCTTCCTTATCTTCTCCATCTGTCCTAACACTTTCAAAGAGTCAGTTTTCCAATCAGGTAATATTACTACAGAATCTCCATCAACTTTTACGCTATTCGGAGAATATGTCTTGATTTCTTCACCTTTAAATAATTCAATACCTGTTATTGTACCATCAATTTCAGTATAAACATGAACTATTACTCCAGCATCACGGCCATAAACGTCCTTTACCTTTTGCCCTATGAACTTTGTTAATACCTCAACCGGAATGCCCATGGTATTACTCCTCAAAGTTATCAGCTATGATGATTATATTTATAAGAATTTAGGCTCTTCAGTAGGTAGAGGTTCATCATCAATAAGCGCTTTTAACCCTCATCATTAGCCCCATAATATTACGCTAATCAGCTTATAAACATTTAAAGATGAACCTAATAATTAATGAGCCTGGAAACATTTCACTATATTGCTAATCAATTATCAGGTATATTTAACTTCAATGGAGAGCCTTTAGCATCAGCCTTAATAATACTAGGCTTAGCAATACTTTCAATAATGATATTGGCTGGGTTAATTTATGGAGCAATAAAGGTAGTTAAAGCAGTTCCAAACATGCCTTTTAAACAATTCATCATAGTTATGATAATGATAGCAGTATTCTTAGTAATCGTTGGAGTACTAATACCCTAAAGGTAAAAATTTTTACCGTAAAACTCTAATCCATAATCCAACTCTATTTCTATTAACCTGTTATACTTACTTGTTCTCTCTCCTCTTGAAGGAGCACCAGTTTTGATGAACTCACTTTGGGTACCTACTGCAAGATCAGCTATTATGGAATCTTCAGTCTCTCCGCTCCTGTGGCTGACAATTGTCTTCACAGCATTTCTTCTGGCGAAATCTATATAATCTAAAGTTTCGGTTATGGTTCCAATTTGATTGGGCTTAACTATGGTACCTTTACTTGACATTCTTTCTATTCCCTTCTTCAAATATTCTATATTTGTCACATACAAATCGTCACCGGTTACAATAGTTTTTTTCAGCTTACTTTGCAACTGAGAAAACGAATCATAATCGTTCTCCTCAAAGGGATCTTCAATATACATCAAAGGATACATATCCGCTAATTGCTTGTAGTAATCTATCAATTCACCTGCAGTATACCTTTTACCATCCATTTCATAGTGAGACTCATGAAAGAAATTAGAGGCTGCAGCGTCCATACCCATAAAAATCTTGTCCTCATATCCTAGGCTTTTTATAGATGCATAAACGAGATCTAATGCGTCCATCGTCTTTTCAAGTGGAGGAGAGAATCCCCCTTCATCACCTAAGGCTGTATATATCTTTCCATATCTTTCAGTGATTAAATCCTTTAGCCTTTTATATACTTCAATGGAGGCTTGAATGGCTTCAGTAAACTTATCAAAATTCTTGGGAATTATGATAAATTCCTGAATCTTTAGATTATTTCCTGCGTGAAGGCCACCATTTAATATATTTAAAAGAGGTATTGGAATGTATTTGGCTCTGGGACCTCCTATATATTCAAAGTACTCCTGTCCTAACGCTCTCGATGCGGTTTTCAAAACAGCTATAGAAGTAGCTATCATAGTATTACCACCAATTCTTGATTTATTTTGTGTACCATCAAGCCTTATTAGCGTTGTATCTATAACCCTTTGCCTTCTCACATCATAATCTCTTAGAGAATCGTTCAATACAGTATTTACTAATTCTACAGCATCAATCACTCTCCCATTTTTATCCTTGAGCTCTACGGCTTCATTTGCACCTTTTGATGCACCTGCAGGAGCATCACCAAATCCTACTATTCCGTCATACGTTTCCACTCTAACTCTAATTGTCCTATTGCCTCTAGAATCAATTATCTCATAACCCTTTAATTTCCTTATTCTAAACCTATCGTTCATTTTAAGTCTGTTTGTGTATATTTTGGATAAGATAATAAATGTTAGTCTCGGAGGCTGTGCTTCCATTATTATTTTATGGAATATTAACGCCTATATATCAAGTAATTTTAAGGGAAAAAATTAGTAATGTAAAAGGATTTTATCTAGCTTGGATAACTGCACCGTTCCTGGTGGGATATTTCTTTTACTCAACTTTAGTTGAGGTTTTTCTATTACTTATATTCAATGTAATTGGATATATTATTGTTCTTAAAAATAAATACAAGTACATATTTCCACTACTTCTTTTTTCAGCAGTGATAATACAAATATTTTATATCTTAACAACACTACATACTATTCATGGTTAGAAAGAAAGCAGTTGAAGCAGACGTTTGTCCTAACTGTGGTAAAAAAGCTGAAAAACCAGTTAAGACGTGGCAATTGGTATCTCCATTACCAGACGCCTACGGAAGAATAACAATTACAGTTATGGGATCATATGAATGCGGTAATTGTGGACATAAATGGAAAGCAGTAGTTTCTAAGATAAAAGCTGGTGGAAGCTCAGTAGAAATTGAAGGAAAGAAAGGAAAGAAAACTATAGGAGAGGAGAAAGAAGATAAAAGAGAGGGAGAAGTTATAGAATTGGATATAAGTGATTTAGATGAAGAAGAGTGATGTAGCAATAGTACTTGTCGTGATACTAATTTACGTTGTATTGTTCTCTGGAATTGTCCAGACAGCCAGTATTGAAGGAGTATCCATGTATCCAGTTTTCCAAAACGGATTCCTTACTTTTTATGTATCACCATCTGATATCTCAGTAGGAAACATAATTATATATAAGTCAACTGTTGGTACTTATGTTATCCATCAGGTGATACATATTGATGGAAATTCTTACGTGACAAAAGGTGTTGATAACATAACAAATTACCTTCCAGATAATAAAATAGGTTTAGAGCCTCAATCTGGAATTCCAAAAACGTTAGTTATTGGAAAAGTAGCTGAGGTAAATGGGTTTGTAATAAGTATACCCTACTTAGGTTACATTTCTATATTGTTCTCTTCATTGTAGACTTTTTACCTTACCCTCTTGTCTTAATCTATAAACTCTGTATGTAGGAGTTATTGTGCTTGGATGATTTGCAGTAACTTGATCTATTCTACCTACAGTAGTATTGGTAGGAGATGAGATTACATTATTAGGATTGTTGTAAGCCTCTCTAACTATCTCAGTTAGAGCCTCTGCAAAAGAGTCTAATACTTCCTTAGGCTCAGTCTCTGTTGGTTCAATCATAATAGATTCCTCTATATTTGGAGGAAAATATATTGTTGGTGCATAGAAACCCCTATCAATTAAGGCTTTAGCTATATCGAAAGCTGTCACACCCTTATCCCTCGCTAACTCCTTTGCTGAAAATACAACCTCATGTTTTCTTGGTCTATACGGAGCAATTAGATCTAAGCCTTTAACATTTCTAAGCTTAGAAATAATATAATTAGTTGCTAAGGTACTTAGTTTTCCTATCATGGACAATCCCTCAGCTCCAAGTCCTAGAATGTATACATATGATCTTACAACATTTCCTATGTTACCATAAAAAGATGCAATCTTTCCTATAGTGTGCTTTGGAATGTAATCTATGGCATATTTGCCATTTTTCTTTTCTACTATTGGATAAGGTAGAAAATCTACCATATCTCCTTTAGCACATATAGCACCTGCACCTGGTCCTCCTCCTCCATGTGGAACTGCAAATGTTTTATGAAGATTAAGATGAACTATATCAAAACCCATGTCTCCTGGTCTCACTAGACCCAATATTCCATTCATATTAGCTCCATCATAGTATAACTTGGCATCTACATTATGAAGCAACTTAGCTATTTCTACTATATTTTCTTCGAAAAGACCTAAAGTATTTGGATTAGTGAGCATAAATCCAGCTGTTTTCTCTCCTACTACCTCTCTTAATAAATCAATATCCACTAACCCCTCTTTATTAGATCTAATATAGATTACCTTATAACCAGCCATCGCAGCACTTGCTGGGTTAGTTCCATGTGCAGTATCTGCAACTAACATTTCGTCTCTACTAAACCTCTCCTTTAATTCATGATACTTCTTTATCATCAGAACGCCAGCCAACTCGCCTGCTGAACCAGCCGGTACTTGCAAACTACATATATCAGTCCCTGTTATTTCAGCTAACATAAGTTGCATTTCATAAATGATCTCTAGGATTCCTTGGACAGTCTCAGAATCCTGCAAGGGATGTAAACCTGAAACGACGTCGCTTATCTTCTCTTCGACTTTTGGATTATATTTCATTGTGCAGGAACCCAGGGGTACAAATCCTGTATCTACACCGAAACTCATTTGGGATAATCTTATGTAGTGCCTTACAGCCTCTAACTCACTAATGGAAGGTAGATTAGGCTCATTTCTCCTCTTTAGATTTTCAGGAATGTTTAAGGTTATTTCTTTTCTTAAACTATCATCATGAGGAATTAAAGTTCCTACTCTCCCATTACCCTTATATTCAGTTATTAATGGTTCATCCCACTTTGCTTGTCTCCACACATCAAACCACCTCCGCTATATTTTTGACTAGCTCATCAATCATAACCCTTGTATGGACTTCAGTAAAGCAAAATAACGCACAATAATCATTTAACTGTAAACCCCCGTGTATTCCTTTATTTAAGAGACTCGAATGGATCAAATTATAATTCTTAGGAAATTGTATTACAAATTCTTCAAAGATCTCCCCTGAATATGGAGATTTAAAACCGAGTTCCTCGAATTTCTTTTTGGCGTAGTGACTTCTTACATATATTTCTTCTGCTAGATCCCTTAGACCATGTTTACCTAATAACGAAAGATAGACCGCTGAACCTATTGCCATAAGTGTTTCATTTGTAGTTATATTTGATGTGGCTTTCTCCCTTCTTGTAAACTGTTCTCTTGTTTGCAATATTAATGTGAAAGCCCTATTCCCTTTTTCATCTTTTGTTAAACCAACAATCCTACCAGGCATTTGTCTCACTAGTTGAGAGTCCCACCTTACAGCAAAAATGCCCATAAGCGGACCTCCATAGTTTAGTGGTAATCCAATTTCTTGTCCATCACCTACTGCTATGTCAATACCATATTCCCCTGGGGGCTTAATTAAACCAAGAGATAATGGAGACACCCCCATAATAGTTATTATATTTTTCTTCTTTGCGAAATCCACTATATATTCTATGTTTTCCTCAAAAATTCCGTAAAAATTAGGTTGCTGAATATAAATAGCAGATACATCGTCTGTGTTAATTTGTTCTAATTTTTCAATATCTATTTGACCAGATGTAGAATTTATAGGCAATTCATTTATTTTGATACCTTTACCGTAAACCCATGTCTTTACTACCTCTCTATGATAAGGATTCATATTTGAAGGCAAAAGCACACTCTTTCTCCGATTTATTCTATGTGCCATCAGAACAGCTTCTGCTATAGCACTAGCCCAATCGTACATTGATGCATTTACAAACTCCATTTCTAATAATTCAGCCATAAGGCTTTGATACTCATAAATTGCCTGCAGAAGACCTTGAGAGATTTCAGGCTGATACGGAGTATAAGCAGTATAAAACTCCGATCTAGACATAATGAACTTTACAGCCTCAGGTATATAGTGAGGGCATAGACCCCCTCCTATAAAAGGAGGGTATTTGAGTTCTAGATTTTTCTTCTTCAGTTCATTAAGCCTTTGGGAAATCTCGTATTCGGAAAGAGGTTTATCATAAGGTATGTTAAGTTTCCTTTTAAGTATCAAATCTTGAGGAACGTCAGAAAATAAATTCATAATGTCATTAACGCCTATTTCCTTAAGCATTTCCTCGGTATACTTTAAGTTAGGTAACCAAGGATG is drawn from Sulfolobus acidocaldarius SUSAZ and contains these coding sequences:
- a CDS encoding glycine dehydrogenase subunit 1 codes for the protein MEMHPWLPNLKYTEEMLKEIGVNDIMNLFSDVPQDLILKRKLNIPYDKPLSEYEISQRLNELKKKNLELKYPPFIGGGLCPHYIPEAVKFIMSRSEFYTAYTPYQPEISQGLLQAIYEYQSLMAELLEMEFVNASMYDWASAIAEAVLMAHRINRRKSVLLPSNMNPYHREVVKTWVYGKGIKINELPINSTSGQIDIEKLEQINTDDVSAIYIQQPNFYGIFEENIEYIVDFAKKKNIITIMGVSPLSLGLIKPPGEYGIDIAVGDGQEIGLPLNYGGPLMGIFAVRWDSQLVRQMPGRIVGLTKDEKGNRAFTLILQTREQFTRREKATSNITTNETLMAIGSAVYLSLLGKHGLRDLAEEIYVRSHYAKKKFEELGFKSPYSGEIFEEFVIQFPKNYNLIHSSLLNKGIHGGLQLNDYCALFCFTEVHTRVMIDELVKNIAEVV
- a CDS encoding peptidase S26 → MKKSDVAIVLVVILIYVVLFSGIVQTASIEGVSMYPVFQNGFLTFYVSPSDISVGNIIIYKSTVGTYVIHQVIHIDGNSYVTKGVDNITNYLPDNKIGLEPQSGIPKTLVIGKVAEVNGFVISIPYLGYISILFSSL
- a CDS encoding glycine dehydrogenase subunit 2 (acts in conjunction with GvcH to form H-protein-S-aminomethyldihydrolipoyllysine from glycine; forms a heterodimer with subunit 1 to form the P protein), with amino-acid sequence MWRQAKWDEPLITEYKGNGRVGTLIPHDDSLRKEITLNIPENLKRRNEPNLPSISELEAVRHYIRLSQMSFGVDTGFVPLGSCTMKYNPKVEEKISDVVSGLHPLQDSETVQGILEIIYEMQLMLAEITGTDICSLQVPAGSAGELAGVLMIKKYHELKERFSRDEMLVADTAHGTNPASAAMAGYKVIYIRSNKEGLVDIDLLREVVGEKTAGFMLTNPNTLGLFEENIVEIAKLLHNVDAKLYYDGANMNGILGLVRPGDMGFDIVHLNLHKTFAVPHGGGGPGAGAICAKGDMVDFLPYPIVEKKNGKYAIDYIPKHTIGKIASFYGNIGNVVRSYVYILGLGAEGLSMIGKLSTLATNYIISKLRNVKGLDLIAPYRPRKHEVVFSAKELARDKGVTAFDIAKALIDRGFYAPTIYFPPNIEESIMIEPTETEPKEVLDSFAEALTEIVREAYNNPNNVISSPTNTTVGRIDQVTANHPSTITPTYRVYRLRQEGKVKSLQ
- a CDS encoding Chromatin protein Cren7, producing the protein MVRKKAVEADVCPNCGKKAEKPVKTWQLVSPLPDAYGRITITVMGSYECGNCGHKWKAVVSKIKAGGSSVEIEGKKGKKTIGEEKEDKREGEVIELDISDLDEEE